One window of Toxotes jaculatrix isolate fToxJac2 chromosome 19, fToxJac2.pri, whole genome shotgun sequence genomic DNA carries:
- the LOC121199555 gene encoding uncharacterized protein LOC121199555 isoform X8, with product MSATEDDTELRDLLIQSLESNGVLNKLKAEMRAAVFLAMEEQDRLENKTPLINDNLKKCLNTKDGRLVASLIVDFLQVFNLDFTLAVFQPEINSLNGLDSRDLVCRELGLSESEVNRNCPLLLELVRRGQLRDKPSVCMEGDRSGNVPKVQDSDVSQPQSLFPEEKMGCRSVSKIPRYKGQRHSGQSQTAAKDSERVTALGKGDLQQQVSDNRMSSFGLKRDRLDLDLEVEDDLDDGDSFFDDPLPKPQKTYGCRSSPCGEKDSSERTDSQNEKMETSGARESPAGSVSEAPRPGGGGGSSASEQSHSRNGQFDGSNSREKELRDPKAPNDRTGSLRLDDDVEYDDDFNSHRSDFSKSELSIGEEIEEVSIEGPDNSDKVIRRLASITCPSRVLFQCFQCDRCRAAASTTSTSPSPVRDTDEPAAQSRPQTFQSSPGISWWLRKSCDLEEVLKYTSQQQKKKMEFSLDEGLGGLSDYEYGDAEFDYDPVGPCSYQNNRSVELVVGPYIHSIICILGFVGNILVIITYAFYKRTKSMTDVYLLNVAVADLLFVASLPLIVYNELSSWAMGQAACKLLRGSYSVNLYSGMLLLACISTDRYIAIVQARRSFRLRSLPYSRLICAIVWVCAFLLSIPTFLYYNWYQPSHTMDIFLYDGQDENLTHIWNSSMYEGQKNLTVHPQYVCEFRFMNNNTAWRTKVAVPGTQLAVGFFLPLLIMIFCYTAVIITLLRARNFQRHKAVRVVLAVVVVFITCHLPYNIVLFYDTVNMFEQQTCEASDALQVAKTVTQTIAYLHCCLNPVLYAFVGVKFRNHFRRIIQDLWCLGKRYIAPRRFSRATSEIYVSARRSVDGSSDNGSSFTM from the exons atgtcagCTACCGAGGACGACACCGAGCTCAGGGACCTGCTCATCCAAAGCCTGGAGAGCAACGGAGTCCTCAACAAGCTCAAG GCAGAGATGAGGGCGGCCGTGTTCCTGGCCATGGAGGAGCAGGACAGACTGGAG aACAAAACTCCTCTGATCAATGACAATCTGAAGAAATGTCTCAACACCAAAGACG GTCGCCTGGTTGCCAGCCTGATCGTGGACTTCCTGCAGGTCTTTAACCTGGACTTCACCCTCGCGGTGTTTCAGCCGGAGATCAACTCG CTGAACGGTCTGGACAGTCGGGACCTGGTCTGCAGAGAGCTGGGTCTGTCCGAGTCTGAGGTGAACAGgaactgtcctctgctgctggagctcGTCAGGAGAGGACAACTCCGAGACAAACCGTCCGTCTGCATGGAG GGAGACAGAAGTGGAAATGTCCCCAAG GTTCAGGACTCTGATGTCAGCCAACCTCAAAGCCTCTTCCCTGAGGAGAAGATGGGCTGTCGATCTGTCAGTAAG ATCCCCAGATATAAAGGCCAGAGACACAGTGGACAGAGTCAGACAGCAGCCAAG GACTCGGAGCGTGTGACGGCTCTGGGTAAAGGAGACTTGCAGCAGCAAGTGTCTGACAACAGGATGTCGTCCTTTGGTCTGAAGAGGGACCgtctggacctggacctggaagTGGAGGACGACCTCGACGACGGAGATTCATTCTTCGACGACCCGCTGCCCAAACCTCAGAAGACCTACGGCTG TCGTAGTTCTCCCTGTGGAGAAAAGGATTCATCAGAGAGGACGGACAGTCAGAACGA GAAGATGGAGACGTCCGGGGCCAGAGAGAGTCCTGCAGGGTCCGTGTCTGAGGCTCCgagaccaggaggaggaggaggaagcagcgCGTCCGAGcagagccacagcaggaacGGTCAGTTTGACG GATCCAACTCCAGAGAGAAGGAGCTCAGAGACCCGAAGGCCCCGAACGATCGGACTGGATCTCTGCGTTTAG ACGATGACGTTGAATACGACGACGACTTTAACAG tcatcGCTCAGATTTCTCCAAGAGCGAGCTGAGTATCGGCGAGGAGATCGAGGAAGTTTCCATCGAGGGACCGGACAACAGCGACAAGGTGATCAGACGGTTGGCGTCCATCACGTGTCCGTCACGCGTCCTGTTTCAG tgttttcagtgtgatcGATGCCGAGCAGctgcctccaccacctccacctcaccATCACCTGTACGAGACACAGACGAACCAGCAGCTCAGTCCAGACCTCAGACCT tccagtccagtcctgGGATCAGCTGGTGGTTAAGGAAGTCCTGTGATTTAGAGGAAGTCCTTAAATACACCTCACAG cagcagaagaagaagatggagtTCTCATTGGACGAAGGTTTGGGCGGCCTGTCAGATTATGAATATGGTGACGCTGAGTTTGACTACGACCCAGTTGGACCTTGTTCTTACCAGAACAACCGCAGCGTGGAGCTGGTGGTCGGGCCATACATCCACTCCATCATCTGCATCCTGGGCTTTGTGGGGAACATTCTGGTGATCATCACCTACGCCTTCTACAAGAGGACCAAGTCCATGACCGATGTCTACCTGCTCAACGTGGCCGTCGCGGACCTGCTGTTCGTAGCGTCGCTGCCTCTCATCGTCTACAACGAGTTGTCGTCGTGGGCGATGGGACAGGCGGCGTGCAAGCTGCTGCGCGGCTCCTACAGCGTGAACCTGTATAGCGGCATGCTGCTGCTCGCCTGCATCAGCACCGACCGCTACATCGCCATCGTCCAGGCCCGCCGCAGCTTCAGACTGCGCTCGCTTCCCTACAGCCGCCTCATCTGCGCCATCGTCTGGGTCTGCGCCTTTCTGCTGTCCATCCCTACCTTCCTCTACTACAACTGGTACCAGCCGTCCCACACCATGGATATCTTCTTGTACGACGGACAGGACGAGAATCTGACCCACATCTGGAACTCCTCCATGTATGAGGGACAGAAGAATCTGACCGTGCATCCACAGTACGTCTGCGAGTTCAGGTTCATGAACAACAACACGGCCTGGAGGACCAAGGTGGCCGTCCCCGGCACCCAGCTGGCCGTGGGCTTCTTCCTGCCGCTGCTCATCATGATCTTCTGCTACACCGCCGTCATCATCACGCTGCTGAGGGCCAGAAACTTCCAGCGGCACAAGGCGGTGCGGGTGGTGctggctgtggtggtggtgttcaTCACCTGCCACCTGCCCTACAACATTGTGCTGTTTTACGACACCGTCAACATGTTCGAGCAGCAGACGTGTGAAGCGTCCGACGCCCTGCAGGTGGCCAAGACGGTGACACAGACCATCGCCTACCTGCACTGCTGCCTGAACCCGGTGCTGTACGCCTTCGTCGGGGTGAAGTTCAGGAACCACTTCAGAAGGATCATCCAGGACCTGTGGTGTCTGGGGAAGAGGTACATCGCCCCGCGCCGCTTCTCCAGAGCCACCTCCGAGATCTACGTGTCCGCTCGCCGCTCGGTGGACGGATCCAGCGACAACGGCTCGTCTTTCACCATGTGA
- the LOC121199555 gene encoding uncharacterized protein LOC121199555 isoform X6, protein MSATEDDTELRDLLIQSLESNGVLNKLKAEMRAAVFLAMEEQDRLENKTPLINDNLKKCLNTKDGRLVASLIVDFLQVFNLDFTLAVFQPEINSLNGLDSRDLVCRELGLSESEVNRNCPLLLELVRRGQLRDKPSVCMEGDRSGNVPKVQDSDVSQPQSLFPEEKMGCRSVSKIPRYKGQRHSGQSQTAAKDSERVTALGKGDLQQQVSDNRMSSFGLKRDRLDLDLEVEDDLDDGDSFFDDPLPKPQKTYGCLSVLAADSEVERDDPLSERGQSSELRKMETSGARESPAGSVSEAPRPGGGGGSSASEQSHSRNGQFDGSNSREKELRDPKAPNDRTGSLRLDDDVEYDDDFNSHRSDFSKSELSIGEEIEEVSIEGPDNSDKVIRRLASITCPSRVLFQCFQCDRCRAAASTTSTSPSPVRDTDEPAAQSRPQTFQSSPGISWWLRKSCDLEEVLKYTSQQQKKKMEFSLDEGLGGLSDYEYGDAEFDYDPVGPCSYQNNRSVELVVGPYIHSIICILGFVGNILVIITYAFYKRTKSMTDVYLLNVAVADLLFVASLPLIVYNELSSWAMGQAACKLLRGSYSVNLYSGMLLLACISTDRYIAIVQARRSFRLRSLPYSRLICAIVWVCAFLLSIPTFLYYNWYQPSHTMDIFLYDGQDENLTHIWNSSMYEGQKNLTVHPQYVCEFRFMNNNTAWRTKVAVPGTQLAVGFFLPLLIMIFCYTAVIITLLRARNFQRHKAVRVVLAVVVVFITCHLPYNIVLFYDTVNMFEQQTCEASDALQVAKTVTQTIAYLHCCLNPVLYAFVGVKFRNHFRRIIQDLWCLGKRYIAPRRFSRATSEIYVSARRSVDGSSDNGSSFTM, encoded by the exons atgtcagCTACCGAGGACGACACCGAGCTCAGGGACCTGCTCATCCAAAGCCTGGAGAGCAACGGAGTCCTCAACAAGCTCAAG GCAGAGATGAGGGCGGCCGTGTTCCTGGCCATGGAGGAGCAGGACAGACTGGAG aACAAAACTCCTCTGATCAATGACAATCTGAAGAAATGTCTCAACACCAAAGACG GTCGCCTGGTTGCCAGCCTGATCGTGGACTTCCTGCAGGTCTTTAACCTGGACTTCACCCTCGCGGTGTTTCAGCCGGAGATCAACTCG CTGAACGGTCTGGACAGTCGGGACCTGGTCTGCAGAGAGCTGGGTCTGTCCGAGTCTGAGGTGAACAGgaactgtcctctgctgctggagctcGTCAGGAGAGGACAACTCCGAGACAAACCGTCCGTCTGCATGGAG GGAGACAGAAGTGGAAATGTCCCCAAG GTTCAGGACTCTGATGTCAGCCAACCTCAAAGCCTCTTCCCTGAGGAGAAGATGGGCTGTCGATCTGTCAGTAAG ATCCCCAGATATAAAGGCCAGAGACACAGTGGACAGAGTCAGACAGCAGCCAAG GACTCGGAGCGTGTGACGGCTCTGGGTAAAGGAGACTTGCAGCAGCAAGTGTCTGACAACAGGATGTCGTCCTTTGGTCTGAAGAGGGACCgtctggacctggacctggaagTGGAGGACGACCTCGACGACGGAGATTCATTCTTCGACGACCCGCTGCCCAAACCTCAGAAGACCTACGGCTG tctgtctgtcctggCTGCTGACTCAGAGGTCGAGCGAGACGACCCTCTGTCTGAACGCGGTCAGAGCTCTGAGCTCAG GAAGATGGAGACGTCCGGGGCCAGAGAGAGTCCTGCAGGGTCCGTGTCTGAGGCTCCgagaccaggaggaggaggaggaagcagcgCGTCCGAGcagagccacagcaggaacGGTCAGTTTGACG GATCCAACTCCAGAGAGAAGGAGCTCAGAGACCCGAAGGCCCCGAACGATCGGACTGGATCTCTGCGTTTAG ACGATGACGTTGAATACGACGACGACTTTAACAG tcatcGCTCAGATTTCTCCAAGAGCGAGCTGAGTATCGGCGAGGAGATCGAGGAAGTTTCCATCGAGGGACCGGACAACAGCGACAAGGTGATCAGACGGTTGGCGTCCATCACGTGTCCGTCACGCGTCCTGTTTCAG tgttttcagtgtgatcGATGCCGAGCAGctgcctccaccacctccacctcaccATCACCTGTACGAGACACAGACGAACCAGCAGCTCAGTCCAGACCTCAGACCT tccagtccagtcctgGGATCAGCTGGTGGTTAAGGAAGTCCTGTGATTTAGAGGAAGTCCTTAAATACACCTCACAG cagcagaagaagaagatggagtTCTCATTGGACGAAGGTTTGGGCGGCCTGTCAGATTATGAATATGGTGACGCTGAGTTTGACTACGACCCAGTTGGACCTTGTTCTTACCAGAACAACCGCAGCGTGGAGCTGGTGGTCGGGCCATACATCCACTCCATCATCTGCATCCTGGGCTTTGTGGGGAACATTCTGGTGATCATCACCTACGCCTTCTACAAGAGGACCAAGTCCATGACCGATGTCTACCTGCTCAACGTGGCCGTCGCGGACCTGCTGTTCGTAGCGTCGCTGCCTCTCATCGTCTACAACGAGTTGTCGTCGTGGGCGATGGGACAGGCGGCGTGCAAGCTGCTGCGCGGCTCCTACAGCGTGAACCTGTATAGCGGCATGCTGCTGCTCGCCTGCATCAGCACCGACCGCTACATCGCCATCGTCCAGGCCCGCCGCAGCTTCAGACTGCGCTCGCTTCCCTACAGCCGCCTCATCTGCGCCATCGTCTGGGTCTGCGCCTTTCTGCTGTCCATCCCTACCTTCCTCTACTACAACTGGTACCAGCCGTCCCACACCATGGATATCTTCTTGTACGACGGACAGGACGAGAATCTGACCCACATCTGGAACTCCTCCATGTATGAGGGACAGAAGAATCTGACCGTGCATCCACAGTACGTCTGCGAGTTCAGGTTCATGAACAACAACACGGCCTGGAGGACCAAGGTGGCCGTCCCCGGCACCCAGCTGGCCGTGGGCTTCTTCCTGCCGCTGCTCATCATGATCTTCTGCTACACCGCCGTCATCATCACGCTGCTGAGGGCCAGAAACTTCCAGCGGCACAAGGCGGTGCGGGTGGTGctggctgtggtggtggtgttcaTCACCTGCCACCTGCCCTACAACATTGTGCTGTTTTACGACACCGTCAACATGTTCGAGCAGCAGACGTGTGAAGCGTCCGACGCCCTGCAGGTGGCCAAGACGGTGACACAGACCATCGCCTACCTGCACTGCTGCCTGAACCCGGTGCTGTACGCCTTCGTCGGGGTGAAGTTCAGGAACCACTTCAGAAGGATCATCCAGGACCTGTGGTGTCTGGGGAAGAGGTACATCGCCCCGCGCCGCTTCTCCAGAGCCACCTCCGAGATCTACGTGTCCGCTCGCCGCTCGGTGGACGGATCCAGCGACAACGGCTCGTCTTTCACCATGTGA